A stretch of Desulfitobacterium dichloroeliminans LMG P-21439 DNA encodes these proteins:
- the radA gene encoding DNA repair protein RadA, whose product MAKIKTRFFCQACGQESARWLGKCPGCGEWNTLVEEILERSPSKRTSTGVRATPLTEIKLQEEERVSSGCQELNRVLGGGIVPGSFVLLGGEPGIGKSTLLLQTAGLLAKKMDVLYISGEESEKQIKLRAERLGITESHLHILTETRLDVIRDVAIAMKPGLLIVDSIQTMVLEELQAAAGSVSQVREGAAFLMRLAKEEEIPIFLVGHVTKEGAIAGPRVLEHIVDTVLYFEGDRHHVYRLLRAVKNRFGSTNEIGVFEMHEDGLIEVPNPSRVFLGENSSTAPGSSVAVVMEGSRPLLVEIQALVTPTTYGPPRRTATGIDYNRVLMLLAVLDKKVGFHLGAQDVFINIAGGIRIDEPGVDLACIAAIASSMRDRPLKRYAFIGEVGLTGEVRGIAQIENRVKEAMKLGFEGCILPQVNISAVKGTQSFTIIPVKTVEEAVQEMFEP is encoded by the coding sequence TTGGCGAAGATAAAGACGCGGTTTTTTTGTCAAGCCTGCGGGCAAGAAAGCGCTCGTTGGTTAGGTAAATGTCCAGGCTGTGGGGAATGGAATACCTTAGTGGAGGAGATTTTGGAGCGTTCCCCCTCTAAACGCACTTCCACAGGGGTTAGGGCGACGCCGTTGACCGAGATTAAGCTTCAGGAAGAAGAAAGAGTAAGCTCCGGTTGCCAAGAGCTGAACAGAGTCTTAGGAGGAGGCATTGTGCCGGGTTCCTTCGTTCTTTTAGGTGGGGAACCGGGGATTGGTAAATCTACCCTACTTCTGCAAACAGCCGGGTTGTTGGCAAAAAAGATGGATGTCCTCTATATTTCCGGAGAAGAATCGGAAAAGCAGATCAAACTGCGAGCAGAACGTTTAGGAATTACTGAATCCCACTTGCATATTCTGACGGAGACCCGACTCGATGTAATTAGGGATGTAGCTATAGCTATGAAGCCGGGGCTCTTGATTGTGGATTCTATTCAGACCATGGTCTTGGAAGAACTGCAGGCAGCAGCAGGGAGTGTGAGTCAGGTCCGTGAGGGTGCTGCCTTCCTCATGCGCTTAGCCAAAGAGGAGGAAATCCCCATCTTTTTGGTGGGTCATGTAACAAAAGAAGGAGCCATTGCCGGACCTCGGGTCTTGGAGCATATTGTAGATACGGTTCTCTATTTTGAAGGGGATCGCCATCATGTGTACCGTTTGTTGAGGGCTGTGAAAAATCGCTTTGGTTCTACCAATGAGATTGGGGTATTTGAGATGCATGAAGATGGCTTGATTGAAGTTCCCAATCCCTCTCGGGTTTTTTTAGGAGAGAACTCTTCCACTGCACCGGGATCCTCCGTGGCGGTGGTCATGGAAGGCTCTCGACCACTGTTAGTAGAAATTCAAGCCTTGGTCACCCCAACGACCTACGGACCACCTCGTCGCACGGCCACGGGAATTGATTACAACCGGGTCTTGATGCTTTTGGCGGTGCTTGATAAAAAAGTGGGTTTCCATCTGGGAGCTCAGGATGTGTTCATCAATATTGCCGGTGGGATACGCATCGATGAGCCAGGAGTTGATTTAGCCTGCATTGCAGCGATTGCCTCCAGTATGCGAGATCGGCCTCTGAAGCGCTATGCCTTCATTGGTGAAGTAGGACTTACGGGTGAAGTGAGAGGAATTGCTCAGATTGAGAATCGGGTGAAAGAGGCGATGAAATTAGGCTTTGAAGGCTGCATCCTCCCGCAAGTCAATATTTCCGCTGTAAAAGGCACCCAAAGTTTTACGATTATTCCCGTAAAAACTGTCGAAGAAGCAGTTCAGGAAATGTTTGAGCCTTAG
- a CDS encoding CarD family transcriptional regulator: MFCIGDRVVYPMHGAGVIEAIEEREVLGESHHYYVMNIPIGNMKVFIPLSNVNQLGIREVISSDEVPQVLKILENESTLPVLAWNRRYRANMDRIKSGDIYSIAEVVRSLSQRDHEKGLSTGEKKMYDNACQIMVSELVLAEGVKADEMTQRIKGLLA, encoded by the coding sequence ATGTTTTGTATCGGAGATAGAGTAGTTTACCCTATGCACGGAGCAGGTGTGATCGAAGCCATCGAAGAGAGAGAGGTACTTGGAGAGTCCCATCACTATTATGTCATGAATATTCCGATCGGGAATATGAAGGTTTTTATTCCTTTAAGTAATGTGAACCAGCTAGGTATTCGGGAAGTGATTTCATCTGATGAGGTACCTCAGGTGCTTAAGATTCTTGAGAATGAAAGCACCCTTCCTGTTTTAGCCTGGAATAGACGCTATCGAGCCAATATGGATCGAATCAAGAGCGGCGATATTTATTCAATAGCGGAGGTGGTGCGCAGTCTTTCTCAGAGGGATCATGAAAAAGGTCTCTCGACTGGAGAGAAAAAAATGTATGACAATGCCTGTCAAATCATGGTCAGTGAATTGGTTTTGGCCGAGGGTGTAAAAGCTGACGAGATGACGCAGCGAATAAAGGGACTTCTTGCCTAA
- a CDS encoding PIN/TRAM domain-containing protein — protein MIRKIVRGIITVLAGALGFYLNAILLRLNVLQSLGWPISPIWSFVAMAVIFAGVGFLIAPSSMRGFLKMMTWFDARMNKVPTHELIGGALGIIIGLIIASLLSNALNGIPIIGSVISIILSASLGYLGLIIGVKRKEEIFGFFNFLPRFKGDKGDKGKGKDGHLRQGSDASALNYKILDTSVIIDGRIADIVQTGFLEGTLLIPGFVLEELQHIADSSDLLKRNRGRRGLDILNQISKERLANNVEIMEVDFEDIAEVDSKLVRLGQNLGAPILTNDYNLNKVAELQGVKVLNINELANAVKPIVLPGEEMEVQVMKEGKEPGQGVAYLDDGTMIVVDTGRRYMGQTITVLVTSVLQTAAGRMIFAKPKALHEKKSIGLSATNEVDALG, from the coding sequence ATGATTCGCAAAATTGTACGCGGTATCATCACGGTTTTAGCTGGAGCGTTAGGTTTTTATCTTAATGCTATTCTATTGAGGCTTAATGTATTGCAATCATTGGGATGGCCGATTTCTCCCATCTGGTCCTTTGTGGCGATGGCGGTAATTTTCGCTGGTGTTGGGTTCCTGATTGCTCCATCAAGTATGCGAGGTTTCTTAAAGATGATGACATGGTTTGACGCTCGCATGAACAAAGTTCCCACCCATGAGTTAATTGGTGGTGCTCTTGGTATTATCATCGGACTTATAATTGCTAGTTTATTAAGCAATGCCTTAAATGGCATCCCTATTATTGGTAGTGTGATATCCATAATTCTAAGTGCTTCATTAGGTTACTTAGGCTTGATTATTGGAGTTAAACGCAAAGAAGAAATATTTGGCTTTTTCAATTTTCTTCCGAGATTTAAGGGGGACAAAGGGGATAAGGGTAAAGGTAAAGATGGGCATCTAAGGCAAGGCTCAGATGCTTCTGCCCTCAATTATAAAATCTTGGACACGAGTGTGATTATCGATGGGCGCATCGCGGACATCGTCCAGACCGGCTTTCTTGAGGGTACGCTTCTCATCCCAGGCTTTGTTCTTGAAGAACTGCAGCATATCGCAGACTCATCAGATCTCTTAAAGCGCAATCGTGGTCGCCGAGGGCTGGATATCCTGAACCAGATTTCCAAAGAAAGGTTAGCCAACAATGTGGAAATCATGGAAGTGGATTTTGAGGATATCGCGGAAGTGGATAGTAAATTGGTTCGCTTAGGGCAAAATCTTGGCGCGCCGATTCTCACCAATGACTATAACCTCAATAAGGTGGCGGAGTTACAAGGGGTAAAGGTCCTCAATATCAATGAACTGGCCAATGCGGTCAAGCCCATCGTACTTCCTGGAGAAGAGATGGAAGTTCAAGTGATGAAGGAGGGCAAGGAACCCGGCCAAGGGGTAGCCTACTTGGATGATGGCACCATGATCGTGGTTGATACCGGTCGCAGATATATGGGACAAACTATAACTGTGTTAGTCACCAGTGTTTTGCAGACTGCTGCAGGACGCATGATTTTCGCTAAACCGAAAGCCCTCCATGAAAAAAAGTCGATTGGCCTGTCAGCGACGAATGAGGTGGATGCCCTTGGTTAA
- the ispD gene encoding 2-C-methyl-D-erythritol 4-phosphate cytidylyltransferase — protein MVKLGVVIPAAGQGKRMGASIHKQFIPLRGRPLLAHTLALFEQSELISEIVIVASREDLQTIGELVEAEGLQKVSSIVIGGKERQESVSAGLKALSPLIQRVAVHDGARPLLTCQELNRFLTEAEKFRAAIMAIPVKDTIKKVDSQGKVLETPPRDTLRAVQTPQVFDRVLLEEAHQRAVESGYMATDDAALVEWLGHPVQTLMGSLENIKVTTPEDLDLAESILAKR, from the coding sequence TTGGTTAAGCTGGGTGTTGTAATCCCTGCTGCAGGTCAAGGAAAGCGCATGGGAGCATCAATCCATAAGCAATTCATTCCTTTACGGGGACGACCGCTTCTCGCACATACCCTAGCTCTCTTTGAACAATCTGAGCTAATCAGTGAAATAGTTATTGTCGCCTCCCGAGAGGATCTGCAAACTATCGGTGAGTTAGTTGAAGCCGAGGGATTGCAAAAGGTTTCTTCCATCGTTATCGGTGGCAAAGAACGTCAAGAATCAGTATCTGCGGGGCTAAAGGCTCTCAGCCCGTTAATCCAAAGGGTGGCGGTCCATGATGGGGCTCGCCCCCTTTTGACATGTCAAGAATTAAACCGTTTTTTGACAGAGGCGGAAAAATTTAGGGCGGCAATTATGGCGATTCCGGTCAAGGATACGATCAAGAAGGTGGATTCTCAGGGCAAAGTCCTCGAGACCCCTCCTCGTGACACCCTCAGGGCCGTCCAGACCCCGCAAGTCTTTGATCGGGTTCTTCTTGAAGAAGCCCATCAAAGGGCTGTCGAGTCAGGATATATGGCAACGGATGATGCAGCCTTAGTAGAATGGCTGGGTCACCCCGTTCAAACTCTTATGGGATCATTAGAGAATATTAAGGTCACGACCCCAGAGGATTTGGACTTAGCCGAAAGCATCCTAGCCAAGCGCTGA
- the ispF gene encoding 2-C-methyl-D-erythritol 2,4-cyclodiphosphate synthase, which yields MLRVGIGYDVHALMEGRPLILGGIEIPHEKGLQGHSDADVLTHAIMDALLGALALGDLGKHFPDTDEQYRGISSIKLLELVMGLMAESGYKIGNIDCIIAAQRPKLAPHIPQMRENLARALKMDLGSVSVKATTTEHLGFEGREEGMSSQAVVLLVKNV from the coding sequence ATGCTTAGAGTAGGGATTGGTTACGATGTTCATGCTCTGATGGAAGGCCGTCCGCTGATATTGGGTGGAATCGAGATTCCTCATGAAAAGGGGTTGCAGGGTCATTCTGATGCCGATGTTCTCACACATGCTATCATGGATGCGCTTCTCGGAGCCTTGGCCTTGGGTGACTTGGGAAAACATTTCCCAGATACTGATGAGCAATATCGGGGGATCTCCAGTATAAAGCTACTCGAACTAGTCATGGGACTAATGGCGGAAAGTGGCTATAAAATCGGTAATATAGATTGCATCATCGCGGCCCAACGCCCAAAACTCGCTCCCCATATACCACAAATGCGCGAGAATTTAGCTCGCGCTCTTAAGATGGATCTGGGGAGTGTCTCAGTAAAAGCCACCACCACAGAACACCTAGGCTTCGAAGGTAGAGAAGAAGGAATGAGTTCTCAGGCTGTGGTGCTTCTAGTTAAGAATGTCTAA